One genomic region from Jilunia laotingensis encodes:
- a CDS encoding T9SS type A sorting domain-containing protein has product MRKILLTLIVLFICITVSAQWSDDPAVNNRVSPTDRNAYSPQFKVNKDGITYIFFIGNVSGDIDGVIENSLQILDKNGKKLFPDEGKIISDKRNISYSMVNQRLMVDTDGNAIIAITDCRNSPSDEYDLSYSIYKVSPTGEMLWGEEGVDLLKGHAYSKLVSMSMIQLEDGSYLFAWFKPSGVVESGEIYSIEVERLSKDGDFLWDAPLVLKDDETTYMYPYLVNAGNNQAIMVYSKGTNQDIMAKKIDFDGSSVWATDTRIYRGGFTTVPLHTILQVLPDTKGGVYVSWFDDRFFTNTESVYISNVKPDGTLAFPEGMDGVKVGISDNFRSMNPKFVYNEKEDCLYFMWRDVAAGTSSTQRLMIQKVAASSELLWNPEGMEVIPVQTDFYIGDYSIQNAEDGNFVIFYITTDIYSNPSCYVEKFNSDGESLWNPRKVAFTTNEAKKNHLWASPLIDGDHWITMWEDLRDDNEKAVLYMQYIKTDATIGTGIEAMTKADNKSEITYSINGEKATFNINSFEDNSLSLNIYSLTGQKLHTVYDGQMSTGNHQLDWNLSGIPTGVYLATMTTHKGVKTIRILVNK; this is encoded by the coding sequence ATGAGAAAGATTTTACTTACATTAATCGTACTGTTCATATGTATAACAGTTTCTGCTCAATGGAGCGATGACCCTGCAGTAAACAACAGAGTTTCTCCAACAGATCGAAACGCCTATTCACCCCAATTCAAAGTAAATAAGGATGGGATTACTTATATTTTTTTCATAGGAAATGTAAGTGGAGATATAGACGGAGTTATAGAAAACTCATTACAGATATTAGATAAAAACGGCAAGAAATTATTCCCTGACGAAGGTAAGATCATTTCTGACAAAAGAAACATATCTTATTCAATGGTGAATCAAAGATTGATGGTTGATACTGACGGAAATGCTATAATAGCCATAACGGACTGCCGTAATTCTCCTTCAGATGAATATGATTTAAGTTATTCGATTTATAAAGTTTCTCCCACAGGTGAAATGTTATGGGGAGAGGAAGGAGTAGATCTCCTTAAAGGACACGCCTATTCTAAACTAGTTAGCATGAGCATGATCCAATTGGAAGACGGTAGTTATTTATTTGCATGGTTCAAACCTTCAGGCGTAGTCGAAAGTGGAGAAATTTATAGCATTGAAGTAGAACGTTTGTCCAAAGATGGCGATTTTTTGTGGGATGCACCTCTTGTATTAAAAGATGATGAAACGACTTATATGTATCCGTATTTAGTCAATGCAGGAAATAATCAGGCTATCATGGTCTACTCTAAAGGAACAAACCAAGATATCATGGCTAAAAAAATAGATTTCGACGGTTCGTCAGTATGGGCTACCGACACCCGTATTTACAGGGGAGGCTTCACTACAGTTCCTTTACATACCATTTTACAAGTTCTTCCGGACACAAAAGGGGGAGTATATGTGTCTTGGTTCGATGATCGTTTCTTTACCAACACTGAGTCTGTGTACATATCCAATGTTAAACCTGACGGCACATTGGCTTTTCCGGAAGGAATGGACGGCGTAAAAGTAGGAATTTCCGATAACTTCAGATCCATGAATCCCAAATTCGTTTATAACGAAAAAGAAGATTGTTTATATTTTATGTGGAGAGACGTCGCAGCAGGAACTTCTTCAACTCAACGATTAATGATACAAAAAGTTGCCGCAAGCAGTGAATTATTGTGGAATCCCGAGGGCATGGAAGTCATACCCGTACAAACAGACTTCTATATCGGAGATTATTCGATCCAAAATGCAGAAGACGGGAACTTTGTAATTTTCTATATAACAACCGACATCTATTCTAACCCTTCCTGCTACGTGGAGAAATTTAATTCGGACGGAGAATCGCTCTGGAATCCCCGTAAAGTGGCTTTTACTACAAACGAAGCTAAGAAGAATCATTTATGGGCATCCCCTTTGATCGATGGCGATCATTGGATAACGATGTGGGAAGACTTACGTGACGACAACGAAAAGGCAGTTTTATACATGCAATATATCAAGACCGATGCAACAATCGGCACTGGTATCGAGGCTATGACAAAAGCAGATAACAAATCGGAAATAACTTATTCAATAAATGGTGAAAAAGCTACTTTTAATATCAACTCATTTGAAGATAATTCTCTCAGCCTGAACATTTATTCACTGACAGGACAAAAGCTCCACACTGTTTACGATGGACAAATGTCAACCGGAAATCATCAATTGGATTGGAACTTGTCCGGCATCCCAACAGGAGTGTACTTGGCTACAATGACTACACATAAAGGCGTAAAAACCATTCGTATTTTAGTTAACAAATAA